The sequence below is a genomic window from Glycine max cultivar Williams 82 chromosome 20, Glycine_max_v4.0, whole genome shotgun sequence.
gattattttttataattgttgttaATGGCAGATAGCAGCCCCTGAAAGGAAGCCGAAAATCTGCCATAAAAATTACTGTAGAATAATACAcatcacacacattttttttattggtcaaTGTTAGTTGTGTTTGTTAGTGGGAGAGATTTGAACTCACCAACTCTCCCTCCCCCCTTCCCACTTCAACCACAAGTCAATCTTATaactctctctcacacacacacacacacacatatatatatatataacagaacAGGATATCAAGCATTTGTCTAGAAAATTTGTACTATGCTGCAAGGAGGCTTGActaataaagagagagagaatatcCATGGAAGCAACCCAAAAACCTGCTATAAGAATATATGGTAGATGGCATTCCAGCCTATGGCAGAAGCAGGGTagctataataaataaaattatagacaACAATCTAGAAGCAAGTTGTAAGAAGTAAAAGTTTAAAACTCGTAAAAAAGTACACAAGCCACGAACTTGCGAGATAATATCATAAGCCTCATAGCATTAGTTGGGATGAACAGAGAGAAATTCAAACAGCACAGAGAAATAAAGAGCACACAGAAAAGGaataaagagaaacaaagaatTGGAGTAAGAAacggaaacaaaataaaagggaCTAATGAACAGAGAGATTGATTACTTGAGAGAACCAAATCAGTTGATTGCCTGAGACCTGAGATGTTAATAAAAATGGTTTTCCAGTTTGGGGTCAGATTTAGCAAAACAGAAAAGAAGATGTGAGGCCGCACGCTGGAATTCCAGGGTTTAAAACACCtagaatgtttttcttttttctctctaaagaGTAATTGCTGCCTTTTCTACCATTTCCATGGTCACCACCATGAGTGCTACGGCAAAAGTGGCCATCAGAGTGCAAATTCATAGCCCTGTAACGACATTTTGCAGGAAATCTGCTATGCTAGAGTGTCCTAATCCACCATGCTCGTATTTAACAACATTTATATTTAGGTTTTAACAATCGCTCTCCGCAATAGAATAGCCACATTTAGTATAAAAACACATAATTACCACATCCAGTCCAACAATTTAAGCGAAAAGCAAGCAAGTTAGCACTAAAACCAAATATGAAATTGTCAAGTCAAAACACAATATAGGTAATAGCGTGTGTAACAGGAAAGAAAAGTACCTCGACGAGTTGATCAAAGTTAGATTTGAGCAAGTTGATTTTGCGGTCGCAGTAATCTTTTCCTTCGGGCATGGTTTTCTCGATGAAGTAGCCGGTGCCGACGTCGACGAGGACGTGTTGGGAGTCGTGGAGGGTGGCGGGGACGTAGAGGGAGGCGGTGAGGGGGACGAGGATGTGGTTGCCCTGGGGGCGGAGGGAGAGATCGTTGAGGGCGGAGGAGGCGATCTCGAGGCGGGTGGTGGCGGTGCGAATGTTGGAGAGGCTGTCTTGGAGAAGATTAACTTCCAGATCGGCTTGCTCTTTCACCGCCTTCAGCTGCTCCACGCTCATCCTCTCCAGACCCATCGAAGAACCACTCCCACTCTTCCACGAACCAGAAGCtgccatctctctctctctctcaaaaacCCTTCGATTCGATCCAACAACTGAATAACTCAAATAAATACTTgacttaatttttcttttttctttaatttttttacaaattttattgtaaaatctGTAAAAATACTgtcctattaatttttttatgacgtCATAAGTTAATTGATTACGAACGTCACTAATACATTGTCGTTTAACactaaaatggaaaaaaaaaatctctaaaggaataattattttagagagTCCAAGAGTTTATTTAAacctttaatttataatatgaaaatagaTTGCAAGAACTGAAATATTGacttgaaatattttaatttgaaacttttttattttaaaataaacctaCACTTTATTGTATGAGATTACAAGCAATATTATCTAATCTCtaagttatgttttatttatttttgcctttGTAGCAGGTTTCGGACAAAATCATGAACGCAAAGTGAACTGAAGTATGAAGGAAATCATGGAACCAAGGAAAATGATTGGGCAAAAACTCATGCGTTCGATGCAAATAAATTACTGTCCTATTTAATTTGCATTCCAAATGAACTCATAGAATTAGGCAAATCAAGTCATTTAGGTTTGAATCAAGTCGAGTTGGTCAAATTTGTCTGACTCCTGTCCATCCCTATTTACTCATGCCATCTttgattattgttaatttatttaattgcatTTAGTCATGAtaatatttcaattattaaaaataagaaatttgtcccaaaatcAACATAGTAACAAATTTCTTCCTTGGTCTTATCTTCGACATCTCCATAACAATAACAAATCCATGTTTTGCTCATTTTGAATGGCAAAAACGTgaaattgttaataattttcCACTTAACAATACTGACATAATCATAATTAGCAACCATATTTTTAACACTTAACATTGAATTGTTTAATTTACACTTGTAGTAGTAAAAACAATACATGGGTTATTACAAAAAttgaaacatatttttgttttgttaaatacattatgaaaacACATTTCAATTGTGTTTGGAAGAAAACCTAGacgagaaaagaaataaaactcaATAACAATGGATGTTAGACGACTTCAAAATGTGAGCAACTCTTTCAATGGATGTGAGCAACGGAAGGGGAAGGGAGTGCAAATAGTGCGAGTGGGAGAAGGGGTGTGTTGCTTTCCGGTAGAGAGTGGGTTTTAAGAGGAATGTTAAAAGGCAGAGGATAGGAATAAGGGTAATATTgctatttagaaattaaaaaagtggGATGTGAGCTTAAACAAAAAAGGGGTGTAAATAACATGGTCCTGACATTGTTACAGGAACTATTTTGAAGAGTtgatctttttttgttttgttttgtttctttgggTCAATGAACTGAATAAAGagctaatgtttttttttcttttgtcaatTGAGGTGTATCTAAATTTCCTTTACACATCTctctataaaaaatgatatccAACTAGGCAGGAAAGCAAAGGAAGACTGAACAAATACAAACTGGATTTGGATACGGCCCACACATATACACTGTTGCAACTGGGTGCACCAATTACGTAACCCAACTGCAACAACCCTAAAGAATAATGTGGGTCCAGAATCAGTTTCCAAGTAAGTTAAAAAAGTGAGTGCTGCTCGCCGATGCACCCAGCACTAACCACGAAAAGATAAACTTGATCCGTAAATCTTTtacaaatcaacttgatccttaagtcttttacggatcaagttgatccgtaagttgatttttaagacttacggatcaagttgatctgtaagtcttttatggatcaagttgatccgtaagtcttaaaaattaacttacggatcaacttgatctataAGGGGAGAAATTAACAGGAacagttttatcattttaaaagaatGTTGAGTGCATCAGCAATAATATTGGGTGCACCTAACAACACTCTCAAAAAATCCATCATACGAGGGTTTAAAAATGGTTCCAAACCATAACatggtttttaacttttttcacTGCGACATTTAATTCCGGGGACCCTTCTGTTTAGcaataattaagaaaacatgTTGGCATCCCTAAAATGAAAACCCCACCAATAATCCATGCATAGAGAAATACAAGATGAACAAAATGATGAGTTGGTATACTCGATTTGGGAACTTGGAGACAAATCCTTTCATCTTAGTTTTTCACAAGTTTCGTCATGTAAAAATTGTGTCTactctttatattataaatattttcatatttcaataCGTCCCTACCGCAAATTCTCTTATGTTCgtgataaaatgataaaatcatgTTTGACTCTTATCATGTAGTAGCAACTTGCAACCAAGCTGACATAAtgtgataaaatgataaattcatGTTTGactcttaatatattaattaaaattcaattcttggtcatatttatttatgaagaaaaaaaaatattgtaaacatTGTGCAcctactattttatttattgttaatttcaaattttaacaagACTGTATTATTCTTTCATGTGCATGATaaatcattgataaaaaaaaatgtgcatgaTAAATCATGTTTAATAAATCTTCTTATGTGTACTATCTTGTTATGTACAAGTAAAGCCTGAAATTTCTTCTGGGGGCGAAAGTGGAATTCAATTCCTTCATTTTTCACTGCAAATATCATTTagttaaacaataataaagcattCATCCAATTAACTACCCACCTAATTCAGTTAAGTTATTAATGTATTTGAGAAGATATTTgggttaatttttaatatttttactagtaaaaatttttatttgacggttcgataaacattttttttataatttctcatttttttgaa
It includes:
- the LOC100784222 gene encoding probable prefoldin subunit 5, yielding MAASGSWKSGSGSSMGLERMSVEQLKAVKEQADLEVNLLQDSLSNIRTATTRLEIASSALNDLSLRPQGNHILVPLTASLYVPATLHDSQHVLVDVGTGYFIEKTMPEGKDYCDRKINLLKSNFDQLVEVASKKKNVADEAGVILQAKLKQLASSS